The following is a genomic window from Elusimicrobiota bacterium.
ACGAGGCGGGCAAGGCCGACAAGCCCGCCAAAGCCGATAAGGCCGGCAATGCCGACAAGAAGCACTGACATCTCTGCCCGAGCTGCCTGAAGTCGAGACGGTCCGCCGCGCCCTGGAGCGCGCCGTGCGCGGCTGCGTCATCAGCGCGTTCCGGGTGGGCCGGCCCGCCTTCAACCGGCCCATCCCGGCCGAGGCCCTGCGGGACCTCAAGGGCTCGCGCATAACGGCCGTCGAGCGCCGCGGCAAGTACATCCTGCTGAGGCTCTCGCGCGGCTGGGACCTGGTCTGCCACCTGGGCATGAGCGGCAGCGTTTCTTTCGGGGAGGACGAGAACCACGTCCGTTTCCGCTTCACGGCCGGAAGCCGCACCGTGAAGATCCACGACCCGCGCCGCTTCGGCCGGGTGGGCTGCCGCCTGCCCGAGCTGGGGCCGGAGCCTCTGGGCGCGGGCTTCTCCGCGGACTACCTCTTCGGCGCCCTGCGC
Proteins encoded in this region:
- the mutM gene encoding bifunctional DNA-formamidopyrimidine glycosylase/DNA-(apurinic or apyrimidinic site) lyase, which gives rise to MPEVETVRRALERAVRGCVISAFRVGRPAFNRPIPAEALRDLKGSRITAVERRGKYILLRLSRGWDLVCHLGMSGSVSFGEDENHVRFRFTAGSRTVKIHDPRRFGRVGCRLPELGPEPLGAGFSADYLFGALRGRRAPLKALLLDQAVVAGVGNIYATEALFRAGIRPQRPARLVTRAEAARLCAEVKSVLRRAISLGGTTLKDQAFKDPEGRPGRFALRTAVYGLKVGACGHGLKATPKPIAGRTSLYCPVCQS